A part of Neodiprion pinetum isolate iyNeoPine1 chromosome 4, iyNeoPine1.2, whole genome shotgun sequence genomic DNA contains:
- the LOC124215829 gene encoding tether containing UBX domain for GLUT4, translating to MAASKSVIVLAPNGRRQTVKVTPNTTILQILEQVCQKHGYETEEYDIKHYNRVLDANAIFRFTGLPNNAQLEMVPCTKKRLDSNVTVGIQTESGERVTGEFQPSNSLAQVLNQLCPEQMLPTAALIYMHREVCGLDLLEQTTLRMLGLNCGRAMLRLIHRDPEQPRTQAHVSAPLAARPSQESIDLALRMAETNRQTAALRRGAQKNIDPISALKTGKTAQHHTQASVSEKIPKLDCDLKVEEKTDVTETENTGIPMDTSESSIEETKVEFLGERNALVFNQAGAEALPRNELPDNFFDLTVEDARHLLKDAIRLRAELDEAPLLTSAQRQLDEDKRILHHLHKYRKTVIRIQFPDQLVLQGLFGPLETVQAVKEFVKIYLANPDAEFMLYTTPPRTVLDPGARLVDANLVPSAILHYSGQSSLKSELNNKLTDPRAAGIQAVKSRMAMARRGVDSFQNEDMPDISMAQEKRLERVVETPKQSEPTPGPSHRNLAPATKANVPKWFKQPFK from the exons atgGCGGCAAGCAAAAGTGTCATTGTGCTCGCGCCGAATGGTCGCCGACAAACCGTGAAAGTAACGCCAAACACGACAATATTGCAG ATACTGGAACAAGTGTGTCAAAAACATGGCTACGAGACCGAGGAATATGATATCAA GCATTACAATCGCGTTCTCGACGCCAATGCCATCTTCCGATTTACCGGTTTACCGAACAACGCTCAACTGGAGATGGTACCTTGCACCAAAAAGAGACTTGACTCAAATGTGACGGTCGGCATTCAAACTGAAAGCGGAGAGCGAGTGACAGGTGAATTTCAGCCCAGTAATTCCTTGGCTCAAGTTCTGAATCAGCTGTGTCCGGAGCAAATGCTACCAACTGCAGCTCTTATCTACATGCATCGCGAG GTCTGCGGGTTGGACCTACTGGAACAAACGACGCTCAGAATGCTGGGACTGAACTGCGGCAGAGCTATGCTTAGATTAATTCATCGCGATCCTGAGCAACCCAGAACTCAGGCTCATGTGTCGGCTCCTTTGGCTGCAAGGCCATCTCAAGAAAGCATTGACTTGGCACTTCGTATGGCTGAAACTAATCGACAGACAGCGGCATTGCGGAGAGGCGCACAGAAAAATATAGATCCCATATCAGCCCTGAAAACAGGAAAGACTGCACAGCATCATACACAAGCTTCAGTTTCAGAAAAGATCCCAAAACTTGATTGCGATCTGaaggttgaagaaaaaacggaTGTAACTGAAACTGAAAACACAGGAATACCGATGGATACATCTGAGAGTAGTATAGAAGAAACAAAAGTTGAATTC cTGGGAGAGAGAAATGCCCTAGTGTTTAATCAGGCTGGAGCAGAAGCCTTGCCACGTAATGAATTACCCGACAACTTTTTTGACCTTACTGTCGAGGATGCTCGGCACTTACTGAAAGATGCTATCCGCCTTAGAGCAGAGCTGGATGAGGCTCCACTTCTAACTTCGGCTCAGAGACAATTGGATGAGGACAAAAGGATTTTGCATCATTTACATAAATATCGTAAAACCGTGATTAGAATTCAGTTCCCAGATCAATTGGTACTTCAGGGCTTGTTCGGCCCGCTTGAAACAGTTCAGGCAGTTaaagaatttgtaaaaatttacctGGCCAATCCTGACGCCGAGTTCATGCTTT ATACAACACCTCCACGCACTGTACTGGATCCCGGTGCACGGTTGGTCGACGCCAATCTAGTGCCCTCAGCTATACTTCACTACTCTGGCCAGTCTAGTTTGAAATCTGAACTAAACAACAAACTTACCGATCCCAGAGCTGCTGGTATTCAAGCAGTAAAATCTAG AATGGCAATGGCGCGGAGAGGTGTGGACAGTTTTCAGAATGAGGATATGCCTGACATCAGTATGGCACAAGAAAAGAGACTGGAAAGGGTAGTAGAAACACCAAAGCAATCAGAACCCACACCTGGACCGAGTCATAGAAACCTTGCACCTGCAACCAAAGCTAATGTACCGAAATGGTTTAAGCAGCCGTTTAAATAA